The DNA segment CGGGCCGAGCGCACATGCCGGCAACAGCTCGTGCGGCTGCAGGCCCGCAATTCCTGGCGCGGTTGGACCGAGGACTGGATCAGAAGTGTCGAATACGCGTCGCCGAATTTGAAGGCGGCTGCGGCGGCGGGTAATTGCTCGACGCGAACGCTAGATCGGCGGCTCCGCGAGGAAGGGACGAGCTTTCGCAAAGTGGTCGCCGAAGTCCGGCATCAGCAGGCGATGGAATGGCTCGGCGAGGGCCATGCGCGAGTTTCCGATGTCGCAGCCCGTCTGGGCTACAATGAGGTGAGTAATTTCAGTCGTGCCTTTCGACGCGCGACAGGCAAGAGCCCGCGCTGCGCGCGCACGCGGTCCTAGTCGCGATCCGCGCGCTCGCCCCGCGTGAAGGCTCTTCGCGAACACCAAGGTTTCGCAACATACGTCTCCCCTAACTGCGCCAGGCACTCGCGAGCAATGCCACGAGGCACTTTTTCTACGTACCGTCGATGAAAAAGTCGGTCACGCGCCGCAGGGGCGGAATGTTCAGGCGATGAGCTGGCTTGCCTCCGCCGCGTCATTGCAGCCGGTAAGTTCGGAATATTCCAAAATCGGATGTGGCCGCCCCATCAGATAGCCCTGCACTTCATTGCAGGTCTCGGCCGCAAGAAAATCGAGCTGGGCCTTTGTCTCAACGCCCTCCGCCAGCACTGGTAGATCGAGTCCATGTGCCAACCCAATGACGGCACGCACAATGGCGGCCGATTGCGGGTTGCTCTTCACATTCGATATGAATGACTGGTCAATCTTGATCTTGTCGAACGGGAACGCTTGCAAATACGACAATGAGGAATATCCGGTGCCAAAGTCGTCCATTGCGATGCGAACGCCAAGCGCCTTTAGACGCCGCAGGATCGAGAGGCCACGGGCGAAATCCTCGACCAGCACGCCCTCGGTGATTTCGAGTTCTAACCGTGTCGGTGCAAGGCCCGTCTCCACTCGCCCCTGAATTGAAGCGGTTTGCGAGGCGGTAACACGGCCTACGATGCGGTTCGTGCCGGTCAAGTCACCCGAGCAACAGGCGGCGCTGTCGATGCACCGGACGCGAGATTTGCTGGTCAAGCAGCGTACGCAGCTGATCAACATGATCCGCGGTCTACTGGCCGAATTTGGCGTCGACATCCCCAGGGGGCTGGAACGGGCGCTACTGATGGCGCGGCAGATCGTCGATGGCAAAGCGCTTGAGGTGCCGATGGAAGCTGCCAGGATCGTCGCTACACTGTCACGGCAGGCGCTCGACACCCACATTCGGCTTCGCGAGATTGATCGTGATCTGGCCGTTTGGCTACGTGGCAGCGATGTTGCACGTCGTCTGATGACCATCCCAGGCATTGGGCCGGTCGGCGCGACGGCACTTGCCGCATCGGTCACCGATCCGCATCAGTTCCGCTCGGGGCGGCAGTTCGCTGCCTGGTTGGGACTGACGCCACTTCAGAAGTCGAGCGGTGGCAGAGAGCGGCTCGGTCGGATCACCAAGATGGGCGACAAATACCTGCGCAAGCTGCTCATTGTCGGCATGACGTCACGCGTGCGCCGTGCAAGGCACAATCCCACAGTCGATCCTCGCCTGGCGGATCTGCTCACCCGAAAGCCTACAAGGGTCGCCACCGTCGCGATGGCGAACAAGACCGCGCGGATCATCTGGGCAATCATGGCACGTGGCGACACCTATCGCGTCGGCCACCGGCCAGCGTTGGCTTCATAAACAACGACACAAGGTTTAGCTGAAAAGGAGATCAGCTTCACGAGGTTGCGAGCGCGATGCGATGTGACGGCAGACCGGTCAGACCGGGAACTGGGACAACCCAAGCGATGTCTGAGGCGTCATAGCCTGTTAAGCAGAATGGGACCTTGTTCGCGGACTCCATCAGGGCCAGCAGTCTCAACTGACTGCATCAGTAGGCCGAACAGAAGACTGCACCCGACCAATGCCACTGCGTCAATTTAGCTCTTGCAACGCGGGGGCCATCCACAGAGGACGTCGTCAGTTCGCCCATGACAGAGCTTCGCGACAATCCCCGCCGTGAAGACGAACCTTCTCGCCGTCAAACGATCTTTCGATTTCACTTAGCTTTTCCAATTTGGAGGGGAGCGAGGAAAGCCAAGCGAGGAGCGCCGATGCTGCGTTCTTGCGCTCTAACGTCGTCCGATCGCTCACGATCTACGGAATTATTTTCGTAATTCTAATCTATGCTTCGCTGTTCATAACAACGCAAATACCTTCCGTAGCTTCCGTTCTGTAGCGAGCTTGCGGTGGATATTTATTGCAAGCGATTGGCGATTTTGGCGACGGCGGCCTGTGAGCAGACCTCGTCTTTGTCGCCCCCCGGGGCGCCACCAACTCCGATCGCACCAATAACTTCATCGCCTGACTTTATGACGACTCCGCCGGCCACCAGAAACACGCCCGGAAGATGTTGCAGCGGCCCGAAGGCCGGTCCGCCGGAGACTCTGGCAACAATCGCACTCGTCGTATTTTCGCTGAAGTTGGGCCCAAGCGAAACTGCCGCATAAGCCTTTCCGCGGCTGCTATCGATGGTATGGGGCGGCGCCAGATCGCCCTTCGCCACAGCTTTGATGGCGCCGGACGCGTCCAAAACCGTGGCCGTGGTGTGATAGCCAGTCCTCTCACACGTTGCCACCGCTTCGGCGGCCGCCTCCAAGGCGATTGCGAGGGAGATTTGTCTTCTTGTCGAAAGAGGCTCAGCACATGCGGAAGAGACCCACGACGAACCGATGACGACCAACGAAACAATCAACAAAGAGCGAGACATGAAACGGATGCTCCCAAGGGCTGTGCTCTCGACGGGGCTTGCACATTTGACAAGGTCGATGCGTTACTACGTCGCTTAGGGTTGCTTTGTTACGCACCCTTTTCAGAAAAGTTTCTTCGCGGTGCACCACATCGGAGGCTGGCGTCGGCGATCACACGACGGGCACCCCGCATTCAAGGCCGCATCCCTGTCGCGATCGCAGACCAAACACCTGTCTCACGCAATCGTTAGGTGGCGAGTTTATCCCTGGTCGTTACGCTATCGCCTGCGAATTTTCCGCGCGACCGCTCAGCCGTGCGCGTTGGGGAGGAAACTTCATGAAACTTCTCTTTTTGTGCGGCAGCTTCATGCTGGCGACACTGGCGGCGCCGATTGCTGCGCGCGCGCAGAGCACGTCGCCGGTCGACGCCGTCAACCAGGCGGTGGGCGCCATTGGTGGCGCCGATGCGCTGCGTGCCATGAAAAGCTTGACGTTCAAGGCTGACGCGCAATTCTGGGAGCCTCAGCAAAGCTACGTCGCCGATGGCGAACCCCGGCTCATCGGCAACTCCAAAATCACTTTCACCTGGAAAAATGACAACGACACATCGCGGACGGATTGGGAGCGCAAATTCGAGTATCCGTTCGTCGAGGAGAAGAAATATAGCGAAATCGTCACGTCGAAATACGGCGCTGTATCCGCAGGAAGCAGCGAGGTTCCGATGTCGAATATCAGGTTCGCTTCCTATCGGCGCGAGCTTGAACGGGCCCTTCCTAACCTCCTGCTGAAAGCGCTCGATGCGCCGGCGACGGTTTCTTCGTTGTCCAACCAAACCCTCGACGGCAAGTCGCTGCCGTCCGTCGCCTTCTCCGACGGCAACTTCAAGTTCGCCATCTTGTTCGATCCCTCGACCAAGCTGCCGGCCGCAGTCCGCTCTTTTGACGACGACTGGGTCTACGGGGACATGATCTACGACCTCGTATTCGCCGATTGGCGGTCGGTTGATGGGATCAAGTTTGCATACTCGCAGACGTACAAAGTCAACGATATCAAGGTCGGTCACCTGGACGTCAAGGACTTCAAGGTGAATCCGACAATCCCGGCTGATACGTTCGCGATTCGCGACGAAAACCAAAGAGAAGCGAAAATGCCGGCGTCGGTGCCCTACCAATGGGTGATACGGCGTCTTTTCCTCGGACGCTTTCTCGACAGCGATGCGGTCAATTTTCCAGCGTCGGCAGCGGGCCTGAAGCTGATCGAGCTCTCGCCCAACGTGCAATTTGCGACCGGGGGCAGCCACAACAGCCTTATTATTTTGCGAAAAGATCATCTCGTTATCATCGATGCTCCGATCAACGAATGGCAATCGCGCTGGACCATTGATGCGGCGAAAGCGAAGTATCCGGGCAAGCCGGTCAAGTATCTGGTGCTCACGCATCACCACAACGACCACACGGGCGGCGCGCGGACCTACGTGGCCGAGGGAGCGTCCATCGTCGTCGCCGCACCAAACAAGAAGCACTTCGAAACCGTGTTTCAGCTCCAGCATAAGCTCGTGCCCGACGAGCTTCAGAAGAGCAGAAAGCCGGCCAATATTATTGAATTTTCCGACCACATGACGCTAAAGGATGAATCTGGCGACATCGAACTTTACAAAATTGCAAATCCGCACGCCGACGGCATGCTAATGGCACACCTTGTCAGCGATAATATTGTTTGGGTGACCGACTTGTACTCGCCGGTCCGCGACAAGGACCGCACGGAAATGTTTGTCTCCTTCTACGAGGCGCTCAAGCAACGCCACATCGCGCCGGCCCGTATCGCGGGCGGGCACGGTGGCGTCGTACCAATCTCAGAGATGGAAGCGGTGATGGCAGCACAATAGCTCCTCCCCACGAGAACAAGCGATGCCTGACCGAAACATGGCGCCTGGGCCGTTTGTTTTCCTTTGGTCATCGCTCCGAGCCCGGGCTGTTTTCTCTCGATCACCTCGTTAGCTCTGTGGCTCCTGATACACGGCGCAGCGGTCGCTTTAACGTGATCGGCAGATGCGCAAATTCTGCGACGGCTCCGTAACAAGCGAATTGGAATCGCGAATTTAATGGGACGTAGTGCGCTTTGACCAAGGCCGGTGCGCTTCTTTGGCGCTCCGGAGTGATGGTCAGATCCAAAATCTGCAAACTGGTTCGATTTCCACTGCGACATTTGTTTTGTCGAAGCGAACCTTAACCTTAAGCCTGCTCCGATCACGTAGGAGAGACACATGAGAAACTCTGCGACCCTATTTTTGACGTTGGCCACTTGCGCCGCGGCGCTAGTGACCGTTCCCATGGTCACACTCGCCAAGGCCGCCACAAACGACAGCGACAAAGAGAAGGCCAAGAAAATCCAAGCGAGCCCCAGCTTTAGCGATCCAAGGTCAACTGATCGGGCAAACGCGACCTGCTTCCGAGCCATCGACTGTGCGACGTGGCCTCCCCGGATAAATGATGATCCTGATCGAAAAGCTGGGGGTGCGGGCGGCATGTGAAGCCCGGCGCGCGAATGTCAGGCCTTCCGCGCAACTAGCTTCTGTTTGTAGCAATCGCACAAAGCGGGGCGCACCGCCGGCTTACGGTGCCGATCATCGCGGCCGAGCGGAAGTGGCCAGCCGCTGGTCAGCACCGCGACAGACCGATCCGGAAGTTAAGTCGGGCAAAACCGTTGAGGTTGGTTGCCCAGAATTCCCTGGCACAAATTTGGTGAATCAGGCGTTACTACTCGCGTAACGCCTACCCAACCCGCGGCGTATGTCATCACGTGCACGAACACGATCCGATGACCGATCCCAAGCCCCTTTTTGACATTGACAGCCTAGAGGCGTCGCTCCCGATCAACCGCGGAGATCGCGACGCACTAATCGCAAGGGGCTTGTCGTTGCATCGTCTGGGAAAGACCCAGGATGCCGTTGCTTGTTTCGAAGCTGCCCGTCAGGTCGCTCCGAACGATGAGCTGGTTCTGACAAATCTTGGTGTTTCGCTCGCGGACTGCGGGCGTTCACATGAAGCAGTCGTCGTATTTCGACAGGTGCTGAAGCGCAATCCGGAAAACTTGTATGTGCGGCACCAACTGCGGCGGCTGATCTCTGTCATCGTCCCCTTCTGGCACGTGCGGATGTTAAACGACACCCACCGAAACGATGCATTTGACAGCGCCATCCGAGCCGCGGTCGCAAGGAAAGGTCGGCTCGCGCGAATTCTGGACATCGGGACAGGCAGCGGCCTATTGTCGATGATGGCCGCGCGCGCAGGGGCCCAGAATATCGTCGCTTGCGAGAAGGTGCCGCTCATCGCTGAAGCAGCAGAACGTATCGTCGGGCTGAACGGATTTGACGACCGGATAAAGGTCGTCAACAAAGCGTCTACCGAACTCATCGTTGACAAGGACCTCGACGACCGAGCCGACATTCTGGTCTCGGAGATCATATCCAGCGATCTTCTGGCAGAGAACGTGCTGGATACATTTGAAGATGCGCATGCGCGACTGTTGCGCGAGGACGCGACCATCATCCCCCGCGCCGCGACGGCCGTCGGATGTGTGGTTGGTAGCACGGCACTCGACAAATATGCCTTTGTGAATGAAGTGTCGGGATTTGACATTTCGCCGTTTGCCGCGCTTTCGCCGCCGCGACTGCCCGTTCATGGCATCATGACCTCGTGGCGGAGGCTAACAGACGATTTCGAGCTGGTCCGGATCGACCTGACTGCAAAGA comes from the Bradyrhizobium erythrophlei genome and includes:
- a CDS encoding GlcG/HbpS family heme-binding protein; protein product: MSRSLLIVSLVVIGSSWVSSACAEPLSTRRQISLAIALEAAAEAVATCERTGYHTTATVLDASGAIKAVAKGDLAPPHTIDSSRGKAYAAVSLGPNFSENTTSAIVARVSGGPAFGPLQHLPGVFLVAGGVVIKSGDEVIGAIGVGGAPGGDKDEVCSQAAVAKIANRLQ
- a CDS encoding MBL fold metallo-hydrolase, whose product is MLATLAAPIAARAQSTSPVDAVNQAVGAIGGADALRAMKSLTFKADAQFWEPQQSYVADGEPRLIGNSKITFTWKNDNDTSRTDWERKFEYPFVEEKKYSEIVTSKYGAVSAGSSEVPMSNIRFASYRRELERALPNLLLKALDAPATVSSLSNQTLDGKSLPSVAFSDGNFKFAILFDPSTKLPAAVRSFDDDWVYGDMIYDLVFADWRSVDGIKFAYSQTYKVNDIKVGHLDVKDFKVNPTIPADTFAIRDENQREAKMPASVPYQWVIRRLFLGRFLDSDAVNFPASAAGLKLIELSPNVQFATGGSHNSLIILRKDHLVIIDAPINEWQSRWTIDAAKAKYPGKPVKYLVLTHHHNDHTGGARTYVAEGASIVVAAPNKKHFETVFQLQHKLVPDELQKSRKPANIIEFSDHMTLKDESGDIELYKIANPHADGMLMAHLVSDNIVWVTDLYSPVRDKDRTEMFVSFYEALKQRHIAPARIAGGHGGVVPISEMEAVMAAQ
- a CDS encoding 50S ribosomal protein L11 methyltransferase, encoding MTDPKPLFDIDSLEASLPINRGDRDALIARGLSLHRLGKTQDAVACFEAARQVAPNDELVLTNLGVSLADCGRSHEAVVVFRQVLKRNPENLYVRHQLRRLISVIVPFWHVRMLNDTHRNDAFDSAIRAAVARKGRLARILDIGTGSGLLSMMAARAGAQNIVACEKVPLIAEAAERIVGLNGFDDRIKVVNKASTELIVDKDLDDRADILVSEIISSDLLAENVLDTFEDAHARLLREDATIIPRAATAVGCVVGSTALDKYAFVNEVSGFDISPFAALSPPRLPVHGIMTSWRRLTDDFELVRIDLTAKKHLPFMCRLAIPVNEDGEAAGVVQWIKLDLGEGVTFSNHPDSYFDGGWLQVLHTFPQVVPVIKGKPLMLTVGHDRISLVIMPSETVSR